One stretch of Pyrenophora tritici-repentis strain M4 chromosome 4, whole genome shotgun sequence DNA includes these proteins:
- a CDS encoding UbiH, 2-polyprenyl-6-methoxyphenol hydroxylase and related FAD-dependent oxidoreductase yields MATTNVTASDHTLDNPGSNGSSKVNDVPQSNGNHSMTLPVVIAGGGCVGLFLALLLAQSNIPNKIIVIEPQQPDPTSTRAMAHQPPTYPIFAKVNGLLPELVKAGSLSSGLCFRTSLENGSKVIASKTFDNSGEGMKGKGQLLLPQGKFQEVLMKRLASFGDKVEIRLGSSVTSSTPSENSVHVHITPNEESIEATYLIDASGAHSTIRKYLDISLDGETLDAQLVATDLYFDFHAHGFFDANFIIDPQCYGLIGRISPQKDGEPLLWRVSYGVPVGMSEEEIQGGLDERLRVMLPNEGRDEKGEVVYKVVRVAPYKAHQRLASTLYHGASRTCLIGDAAHLTNPYAGLGLASGMADAASLSDVLVRILSGQAFSDEKLLGAWSEARRKKFADVIDKPSRMAYKRVKTDVSTEEKIENMMEKDPLVAALKNGMPVQPPSLETKGEELEGW; encoded by the coding sequence ATGGCGACCACAAATGTCACGGCGAGTGACCATACACTCGATAACCCAGGTTCTAATGGCAGCTCCAAAGTCAACGACGTTCCTCAGTCGAATGGCAACCATTCCATGACTCTTCCCGTAGTCATAGCAGGCGGCGGATGCGTAGGCCTCTTCCTCGCCCTTCTCCTCGCCCAGTCAAACATACCCAACAAAATCATCGTCATCGAGCCCCAGCAACCCGACCCAACATCAACACGAGCAATGGCCCACCAACCACCCACCTACCCCATCTTTGCCAAAGTCAACGGCCTACTACCCGAACTTGTAAAAGCCGGAAGCCTAAGTTCAGGACTCTGCTTTCGAACCAGCCTCGAAAACGGCAGTAAAGTAATCGCGAGCAAGACGTTTGACAACTCGGGAGAAGGAATGAAAGGCAAAGGTCAACTACTCCTACCACAGGGAAAGTTTCAGGAGGTTTTGATGAAGAGATTGGCCTCCTTTGGAGATAAAGTGGAAATACGACTCGGATCCAGCGTTACATCATCCACCCCATCAGAAAACAGCGTGCACGTCCACATCACGCCCAACGAAGAATCAATAGAAGCGACCTACCTAATCGACGCGTCCGGCGCCCACTCCACCATCCGGAAATACCTCGACATCTCCCTTGACGGTGAAACCCTCGACGCCCAGCTCGTAGCCACAGACCTGTACTTTGACTTCCACGCCCACGGCTTCTTTGATGCCAACTTCATCATAGATCCGCAGTGTTATGGACTCATCGGTCGTATTAGTCCCCAAAAAGATGGTGAGCCGTTGCTGTGGCGCGTTTCGTACGGTGTGCCTGTCGGTATGTCAGAGGAGGAGATTCAAGGGGGTTTGGATGAGAGACTGCGGGTTATGTTGCCAAATGAGGGTAGGGATGAGAAGGGTGAGGTGGTATACAAGGTGGTTAGGGTGGCGCCTTATAAAGCTCATCAGCGTCTGGCGTCTACACTGTACCATGGCGCTTCTCGTACTTGCCTTATAGGTGATGCGGCACACTTGACGAATCCGTATGCGGGTCTCGGTCTTGCGTCAGGTATGGCTGACGCGGCGTCGCTGTCTGATGTCCTGGTTCGCATCTTGTCAGGACAGGCGTTCAGCGACGAGAAGCTGCTGGGTGCTTGGTCAGAAGCCAGGAGGAAGAAGTTCGCGGATGTCATTGATAAGCCGTCGAGGATGGCGTACAAGCGTGTTAAGACTGATGTTAGCACTGAAGAGAAGATAGAGAATATGATGGAGAAGGATCCGCTTGTTGCGGCGCTGAAAAATGGAATGCCGGTTCAGCCGCCGAGCTTGGAGACGAAGGGCGAGGAGTTGGAGGGGTGGTGA
- a CDS encoding LplA, Lipoate-protein ligase A, producing MALRDGCSSLWLPASKTARATMNARLLGRHALCSFGVDGRNFGTYSGLQQVFGNSSSFSSLLSPDSTLLSRPRHALGALRTCSGAQDTTKTNARRYYSSSDYSSFTEKLEDPTNKLQSYISTSRDPYLNLSIEDHILRKSPADSTVLFLYVNRPCVVIGRNQNPWTEVNLGILNAARGTHETKDTEPPGIGTVDLVRRRSGGGTVFHDEGNLNWSITCPRGDFTRDLHAEMVVRALRSLGIDRARVNERHDIVLDQGSEKRLSKPQDTHRTSYTVEEGKLPRALKVSGSAYKLTRLRALHHATTLLSSPNLHIIPHYLRSPAKDVIQAQGVESVSSPVANIGLDVKTFQRHLQAEFAAMYAEVGTPSIVQTVGEDYLNIPDIRKGYDELQTDEWMWSQTPAFRLVLNSKNDIGIAVKVHHGVIKSLEFENSEIADMSRMALRTALVGLKIQDIKNWTRFLQKRVRSWDHGLAKVAGRLDELLPIPEISGS from the exons ATGGCTCTGAGAGATGGCTGCAGCTCTCTATGGCTCCCTGCCAGCAAGACAGCGCGTGCCACGATGAATGCACGTCTACTTGGACGACACGCTCTGTGTAGCTTTGGGGTAGATGGCCGTAACTTCGGGACATACTCCGGGCTGCAGCAGGTGTTTGGTAACAGCAGTAGCTTCTCATCGCTTCTTTCTCCGGATAGCACGCTCCTCTCCCGACCGCGACATGCCCTGGGCGCCCTCCGAACATGCTCTGGTGCACAAGACACGACCAAGACCAATGCCCGGAGGTACTACTCATCCAGCGACTACTCGTCTTTTACGGAGAAGCTTGAAGACCCCACGAACAAGCTGCAGAGCTACATTTCGACCAGCCGCGACCCCTACCTCAATCTATCCATTGAGGACCACATCCTCCGGAAGAGCCCTGCCGACAGCACAGTCCTGTTCTTATACGTGAACAGGCCCTGCGTCGTCATCGGGCGCAACCAGAACCCGTGGACAGAGGTGAATCTGGGTATCCTCAACGCTGCCCGCGGAACACACGAGACCAAAGATACCGAGCCGCCAGGCATTGGCACCGTAGACCTCGTACGCCGCCGTTCGGGGGGAGGTACCGTCTTCCACGATGAAGGCAACCTCAATTGGAGCATCACATGCCCCCGAGGCGACTTCACACGCGACTTGCATGCTGAGATGGTTGTCCGTGCACTGCGAAGCCTGGGCATCGACCGCGCCAGAGTTAACGAGCGTCACGACATCGTGCTCGATCAAGGCAGCGAGAAGCGGCTCTCAAAACCCCAAGACACCCATCGTACATCCTATACCGTCGAGGAAGGCAAGCTGCCGCGAGCTCTGAAGGTCTCCGGCTCAGCCTACAAGCTCACGCGACTGCGCGCTCTACATCATGCCACGACTCTACTGAGCTCCCCGAACCTACACATCATACCCCACTACTTGCGATCTCCAGCAAAGGATGTTATACAAGCTCAAGGCGTTGAAAGTGTCAGCTCGCCTGTAGCGAACATTGGTTTGGATGTAAAGACTTTTCAGCGTCATCTCCAAGCCGAGTTTGCCGCCATGTATGCTGAAGTGGGAACTCCAAGCATCGTACAAACAGTCGGAGAAGATTATCTGAACATCCCAGATATCCGGAAGGGGTACGACGAGCTTCAG ACTGATGAATGGATGTGGTCCCAAACACCTGCGTTCCGCCTTGTGCTCAATTCTAAAAATGACATCGGAATCGCAGTGAAAGTACATCATGGCGTGATCAAGAGCCTTGAGTTTGAGAACTCTGAAATCGCTGACATGTCTCGAATGGCCCTTCGTACCGCGCTGGTCGGTCTAAAAATACAAGATATCAAGAACTGGACAAGATTCTTGCAGAAACGCGTCCGGTCATGGGATCACGGCTTGGCGAAAGTGGCAGGTCGTCTCGATGAGCTCTTGCCGATACCTGAAATCTCTGGCTCTTGA
- a CDS encoding S-adenosyl-L-methionine-dependent methyltransferase, giving the protein MPAPWWPKQALSIEGASFQNLQRDVTDSIARQLIKELPPITETSVVHDNGCGYGAMTIAIMEANPPVGLQIYATDFNFRFLSQLNAKLTQNPTWPVKVKTMDAQKLAFADNTFDISITNFVFAGLLDDVGAASHILRTLKPGGTGVIAVWKDMPWHVALENAHHKTRGADKPMAPFLRDSQYKKEKIEQVTKKAGLKDVKFIELNAYLNFGTDMKRWADIEWTSLGVPISGWKQRDEEKWEEAVDSIIKELEHCEGHKVEDGVHKIRMIADIAILQK; this is encoded by the coding sequence ATGCCCGCACCTTGGTGGCCAAAGCAAGCCCTCAGCATCGAAGGCGCATCCTTTCAAAACCTTCAGAGAGATGTCACTGATTCAATCGCTCGACAACTTATCAAAGAGCTTCCTCCGATCACAGAAACCTCCGTGGTCCACGACAACGGCTGCGGCTATGGAGCAATGACCATAGCAATCATGGAAGCCAACCCGCCAGTCGGCCTCCAGATCTACGCCACCGATTTCAATTTCAGGTTCCTTTCACAGCTGAACGCCAAGCTTACACAAAACCCGACATGGCCGGTCAAGGTCAAGACGATGGATGCTCAAAAGCTCGCCTTTGCGGACAACACTTTCGATATCTCCATCACCAACTTCGTCTTCGCAGGATTGCTCGATGACGTTGGTGCGGCCTCGCACATTCTACGAACCCTAAAGCCAGGTGGAACTGGCGTCATAGCTGTCTGGAAAGACATGCCCTGGCACGTCGCACTCGAGAACGCTCACCACAAGACTCGTGGTGCAGACAAGCCTATGGCACCTTTTCTCAGAGATAGCCAGTACAAAAAGGAGAAGATCGAGCAGGTCACTAAGAAAGCCGGTTTGAAGGATGTCAAGTTCATTGAGTTGAATGCTTATCTCAATTTCGGCACTGATATGAAGCGATGGGCGGATATTGAATGGACCTCCTTGGGCGTACCAATTAGTGGCTGGAAGCAGAGAGATGAAGAAAAATGGGAGGAGGCTGTGGACTCTATTATCAAGGAGCTAGAGCACTGCGAGGGTCACAAGGTTGAAGATGGAGTCCACAAGATCCGTATGATTGCCGATATCGCCATTTTACAGAAGTAG
- a CDS encoding WD40 repeat protein, whose amino-acid sequence MAVSTLRGDFFKQYVFPNKPERDFEQAGILAQFASGHPKDWPQAYHVIDYSLNIPLEKEVPLKTSHTDVSSDGKLLAISTSADRILIYDIVSRDLRVVLEGAGIVRFRPWKAADNRNAASQSTGDNAMRPGYTLVCSVACGEERYKRKLPQLMFWELDHHGRLLDQEEAIDSAALAKQAIDAIIPALTTNHEWTKDFIDASNLHKEFTKALSEAAINHRRRHNNVIKDALIGGYESVPFTSDGRLLLYHANNESTQRGKRKPEELPLLVIYDVDAGVELHRLMGHTNIISWSAISPDNTYAASVSWDGSLRMYSVSTGELVWATEKNNMQSWAGAFSPDSKFIIWSTQGGRVVQVHDAANGRQMSTMQERFSDWCRCLKWHPTRSQIALCVERNVYVWDPFDGPDGKILQHLKLDDNKTWRYLAGIQAVGWMKEGNLLYVESVQGTKLVYDVHSNTKELFNRPLGVEGGCVEGGFYGVFQDDMEQEFYLSIDGDGKVRYFRTSVAASLSWWEKTPVIAAKKPYPETGKYVKIVRLPRKETKQEDIGREKQTED is encoded by the coding sequence ATGGCTGTCAGCACTTTGCGCGGTGACTTTTTCAAACAATATGTCTTCCCAAACAAACCCGAGCGCGATTTCGAACAAGCTGGCATTCTGGCCCAGTTCGCATCAGGCCACCCAAAAGACTGGCCACAAGCTTATCATGTCATTGATTACAGCCTCAATATACCACTAGAGAAAGAAGTTCCTCTCAAAACCAGTCATACCGACGTGAGCTCTGATGGGAAACTGTTAGCCATCAGCACGAGTGCAGACCGTATTTTGATTTACGACATCGTGTCGCGGGACCTACGAGTCGTCCTAGAAGGTGCTGGGATTGTGAGATTTCGACCCTGGAAGGCCGCCGACAACAGAAATGCAGCCTCGCAAAGCACTGGTGACAACGCGATGAGACCTGGTTATACCCTCGTGTGTTCGGTTGCGTGCGGAGAAGAGCGCTACAAAAGAAAGCTCCCTCAGCTCATGTTTTGGGAGTTGGATCATCATGGCCGTCTCCTTGACCAGGAGGAAGCAATTGATTCTGCTGCACTTGCCAAGCAAGCGATAGATGCAATCATCCCCGCCCTCACAACAAACCATGAATGGACTAAAGATTTCATCGATGCCTCAAACCTACACAAAGAGTTCACCAAAGCACTCAGCGAAGCAGCAATCAACCACCGTAGGCGCCACAACAACGTCATCAAGGACGCCCTGATTGGGGGTTATGAATCAGTTCCGTTCACCAGCGACGGTAGGCTGTTGTTGTATCACGCCAATAATGAATCAACTCAACGAGGTAAGCGGAAGCCGGAAGAACTACCTCTGTTAGTCATCTACGATGTGGACGCAGGTGTCGAACTTCATCGCCTCATGGGCCATACAAACATCATATCGTGGTCTGCGATCAGCCCTGACAACACATACGCCGCTTCCGTATCTTGGGACGGATCTCTGCGCATGTATTCTGTGTCTACTGGCGAACTTGTGTGGGCTACAGAGAAAAATAACATGCAAAGCTGGGCTGGGGCATTCTCGCCTGATTCAAAGTTCATTATTTGGAGCACCCAAGGCGGTCGAGTCGTGCAGGTTCATGATGCTGCCAATGGACGGCAGATGTCGACAATGCAGGAACGATTTTCTGACTGGTGCCGGTGCCTCAAGTGGCATCCCACGAGATCACAAATTGCACTTTGCGTTGAGAGGAATGTCTACGTTTGGGATCCGTTTGACGGCCCAGATGGCAAGATTCTTCAGCACTTGAAGTTGGATGATAACAAAACCTGGCGCTACTTAGCTGGGATTCAAGCTGTGGGATGGATGAAAGAAGGAAACCTTCTCTATGTCGAATCAGTGCAGGGTACCAAACTCGTCTACGACGTGCACAGCAATACCAAGGAGTTGTTTAACCGACCTCTTGGTGTGGAGGGCGGGTGTGTGGAGGGCGGGTTTTACGGGGTCTTTCAAGATGACATGGAACAAGAATTCTACCTGAGTATCGATGGAGATGGAAAGGTCCGGTACTTTCGAACAAGCGTTGCTGCATCGCTGTCATGGTGGGAGAAGACTCCGGTAATCGCAGCAAAGAAGCCATATCCTGAAACAGGGAAGTATGTGAAGATTGTAAGGTTGCCTAGGAAAGAGACGAAGCAAGAGGATATTGGACGAGAGAAGCAGACTGAAGATTGA
- a CDS encoding Glyco-transf-36 multi-domain protein, with product MIQPTHNGERYELTSPTEMPKAGAFLWNQRMMIQVTCRGFATAQYMQPEPAKYAYAPNLEAKTFMQPEQNYYAHHPGRFVYVKDEETSEIFSAPYEPVRAKLDRFTFDVGKSDIKWIVEKLGVRVEMTFLLPTDDVAELWSIKVTNISDRKRKLSIYPYFPLGYMSWMNQEAEWNENVGGVVGSCKTPYQKAEDYPKTKYLKDKTYFLCETPPVAWEAKQEAFEGEGGLQAPSALQQPRLSGSDARYETPTAAVQYVADLDKNESKEYRFLFGPAYDEAEILDMRKKYLSKMAFAQAAKDYEEYIQKGSGCIHLETPDKDLDNLVNNWLPRQLYYHGDVNRLTTDPQTRNYLQDNMGMSFIKPDVARKAILTAVGQQEKNGSMPDGILLAKGAVLKYINQIPHTDHCVWLPIALEIYLSETGDYEFLDEKVTSMYGDTYTVFERFSRAMDWLLSSNARDARGLSYIAQGDWCDPMNMVGPKGVGVSGWLTVATAYAVNLWARICTDFDKPTDAQKYHSGAQQVNASANEHLWDGDWYARGITDDNVTFGISDDKEGRIWLNPQAWSILGGAASSQQIEKILPQVDAQLNTPYGVVMFGPPFTAMREDVGRVTQKYPGQGENGSVYNHAAAFYAWALYTIDDVDRAYNTLRAMIPGPDEQDLIRRGQLPIFIPNYYRGGVWY from the coding sequence ATGATACAACCCACGCACAATGGAGAGCGATATGAGCTCACTAGCCCAACCGAGATGCCAAAAGCGGGTGCATTTCTGTGGAATCAACGTATGATGATTCAAGTAACTTGCCGTGGCTTCGCAACTGCACAGTACATGCAACCTGAACCCGCCAAGTACGCCTACGCCCCGAATCTCGAAGCCAAAACATTCATGCAACCGGAGCAAAATTACTACGCGCATCATCCCGGCCGTTTTGTATATGTCAAAGATGAGGAAACCAGCGAGATCTTCTCCGCCCCATACGAGCCTGTCCGGGCGAAACTAGATCGGTTTACATTCGACGTGGGTAAGAGCGACATCAAGTGGATCGTAGAGAAACTTGGCGTACGTGTTGAGATGACCTTCTTGTTGCCGACAGATGATGTCGCCGAGCTGTGGAGCATCAAGGTTACCAATATCTCAGATCGTAAGCGAAAACTGAGCATTTATCCTTACTTTCCCCTGGGTTACATGTCGTGGATGAATCAGGAAGCGGAATGGAACGAAAATGTCGGGGGCGTTGTTGGAAGCTGCAAAACACCATATCAAAAAGCTGAAGATTACCCGAAAACCAAGTATCTAAAGGACAAGACATATTTCCTGTGCGAAACGCCGCCGGTGGCGTGGGAAGCAAAGCAGGAAGCGTTCGAGGGTGAGGGAGGACTCCAAGCGCCATCTGCCCTGCAACAGCCACGATTATCAGGCAGCGACGCTCGCTACGAGACTCCAACTGCGGCAGTGCAATATGTGGCTGACCTGGACAAGAATGAGAGTAAAGAGTATCGGTTCCTATTCGGCCCTGCGTATGACGAGGCAGAGATTCTCGATATGCGCAAGAAATACCTTAGCAAAATGGCATTTGCCCAAGCTGCTAAAGACTACGAAGAGTACATTCAGAAAGGTAGCGGATGCATACATCTCGAGACACCGGACAAGGACCTCGATAACCTTGTCAACAACTGGCTACCACGACAGTTGTACTACCACGGCGATGTGAATCGTCTTACGACCGATCCCCAGACAAGAAATTATCTACAAGACAACATGGGAATGAGCTTCATCAAGCCAGATGTGGCTCGAAAAGCGATATTGACAGCGGTTGGCCAGCAAGAAAAGAACGGTTCCATGCCAGATGGTATCTTGCTCGCAAAAGGCGCGGTGCTCAAGTACATCAACCAAATACCGCATACCGATCATTGCGTCTGGCTCCCCATCGCCCTGGAGATCTACCTGAGTGAGACAGGCGACTATGAATTCCTTGACGAAAAAGTCACCAGCATGTATGGTGATACCTACACGGTCTTCGAACGCTTCAGCCGGGCCATGGATTGGCTCCTCTCCTCCAACGCCCGCGACGCCCGCGGTCTCTCGTACATCGCTCAAGGCGACTGGTGCGACCCGATGAACATGGTCGGCCCCAAAGGCGTTGGTGTATCCGGCTGGCTCACCGTCGCAACCGCGTACGCAGTAAATCTCTGGGCCCGCATCTGCACCGACTTCGACAAGCCCACCGATGCACAAAAATACCACTCGGGCGCCCAGCAAGTAAATGCGTCCGCAAACGAGCATCTCTGGGACGGCGACTGGTACGCCCGCGGCATCACCGACGACAACGTCACCTTTGGAATCTCCGACGACAAAGAAGGCCGCATCTGGCTGAACCCACAAGCCTGGTCTATCCTCGGGGGCGCCGCCTCATCCCAGCAAATCGAAAAGATACTCCCACAAGTCGATGCCCAACTCAACACTCCCTACGGCGTCGTCATGTTCGGCCCTCCCTTCACAGCCATGCGCGAAGACGTCGGCCGCGTAACGCAAAAGTACCCAGGCCAAGGCGAAAACGGATCTGTCTACAACCACGCTGCCGCCTTTTACGCCTGGGCCTTGTACACCATCGACGACGTCGATCGCGCTTACAACACGCTGCGTGCCATGATCCCCGGGCCCGACGAGCAGGACCTGATACGCCGCGGTCAGCTCCCGATTTTCATCCCCAATTACTACCGCGGGGGGGTATGGTATTGA
- a CDS encoding CypX, Cytochrome P450 encodes MSTAINNAVYLSGIFLAGYLTYSLGVAIYNLYFHRLSKFPGPASHAAFYFPEFYHIFLGNSHTTTKQLHEKYGEVVRVVPDGLTFTSEKAWLDIYGTKPNKRQLEKDRDFFVDLPSDIQSILQSTDTDHHRIRKQVSPAFSGTALRDQEPLLRHYFTLLTSKLLQQIDGPANGRVDVTQWFNFTAFDIASRLILDDCFNLLEQERFNFWTERIFEGIKFLRYLRVARRYPVLWWGFEKAFEIVPRLKELRNSHMAFAVGKAEERIRRGAGIRDVMSYITKENGGKGPAMTPDEVNITAAVTLIAGSETTATVLSGAAYNLARNPEVRRKAQEEVRTAFKSDEEITLASLPRLSYLNAVIEESMRCFPAVPGTFPRRTGPDGDVIAGYFVPADLICLLISVGVHQYSTYFSTRNFHNPEAFAPERWLPDPPEEYKNDKLGCVQPFHVGPRNCVGKNLAYLTLRSVLARLLWHFDFELCEESQGWHNQRCFILWDKPPLWLRISRKLDDVIVE; translated from the exons ATGTCTACTGCTATCAATAATGCTGTCTATCTCAGTGGTATCTTCCTTGCTGGG TATCTTACATACTCACTGGGAGTTGCAATCTACAACT TATATTTCCATCGACTATCGAAATTCCCTGGCCCAGCCTCACATGCCGCATTCTACTTCCCCGAGTTCTACCACATCTTCCTCGGCAACTCACACACTACAACCAAGCAGCTCCACGAAAAATACGGAGAAGTCGTAAGAGTTGTACCGGATGGCCTGACGTTCACATCCGAAAAAGCATGGCTAG ACATCTACGGCACCAAACCAAACAAACGCCAACTGGAGAAAGACCGCGACTTCTTCGTCGACCTACCATCCGACATCCAATCCATACTCCAATCCACAGACACCGACCACCACCGTATCCGCAAACAAGTCTCCCCTGCCTTCTCCGGCACTGCCCTTCGCGACCAAGAGCCCCTCCTGCGCCACTACTTCACGCTACTCACCTCCAAGCTCCTCCAGCAAATCGACGGCCCCGCCAACGGCCGTGTAGACGTGACGCAATGGTTCAACTTCACGGCGTTCGACATAGCCTCGCGGCTCATCCTAGACGACTGCTTCAATTTGCTGGAACAGGAGCGATTTAACTTTTGGACAGAACGGATATTTGAGGGGATCAAGTTTTTGAGGTATTTGAGGGTTGCGAGACGGTATCCAGTGTTGTGGTGGGGGTTTGAGAAGGCGTTTGAGATTGTGCCCAGGTTGAAGGAGCTGAGGAATTCGCATATGGCGTTTGCGGTGGGGAAGGCGGAGGAGAGAATTAGAAGGGGAGCGGGAATTAGGGATGTGATGAGTTAT ATTACAAAGGAGAATGGTGGCAAGGGACCTGCTATGACACCCGATGAGGTCAACATTACTGCTGCTGTTACTCTCATCGCTGGGTCTGAGACTACTGCGACTGTACTCTCTGGTGCTGCCTACAATCTCGCTAGGAACCCGGAAGTAAGAAGGAAGGCGCAGGAGGAAGTCCGCACCGCGTTCAAGTCAGACGAGGAAATCACTCTGGCATCGCTACCTCGACTCAGCTACTTAAACGCCGTCATTGAAGAGTCCATGAGGTGTTTTCCTGCCGTACCAGGTACGTTTCCACGACGTACCGGACCAGACGGCGATGTAATTGCCGGCTATTTCGTACCTGCAGAT CTAATATGCCTCTTGATATCCGTCGGTGTCCATCAATACTCTACCTACTTCTCGACCAGGAACTTCCATAACCCCGAGGCCTTCGCTCCCGAGCGCTGGCTACCAGACCCACCCGAAGAATACAAGAACGACAAGTTGGGATGTGTACAGCCATTCCATGTCGGGCCAAGGAATTGCGTTGGCAAGAA CCTGGCTTACTTGACACTCCGTTCAGTCCTAGCGCGTCTGCTGTGGCACTTCGACTTTGAGTTGTGTGAGGAGAGTCAAGGTTGGCATAACCAGAGATGCTTCATTCTATGGGACAAGCCACCGCTGTGGTTGAGGATATCGCGCAAGTTGGATGACGTGATTGTGGAATGA
- a CDS encoding Myosin-tail-1 multi-domain protein, whose protein sequence is MQKYAAHSMDPDADDVDDVDDEQPPVSPTIAQSNGTPRHSISSAIALGLARSRSQQGGLSQSPPPPSDTSARLDAVAKERDALRQEVTELRKSLESLQSKQDAETSDESQSKHEEEIRSLREELDEANEGKEHFETQYKNLLSRVNTIKTSLGDRLKADAARIEEFQTQIAELEDQTRELQENNNSLTEELAKLRQENEAQSAEIETLRSRSTLSQQNWIKERDELISREAYAREEFENAKQAMQDWEVLAMNERSLRENLTEKDAELREQLESMRDEYEKAARDRDTNSQAVEGLQKALQEVQNLRKAELKKSVETYESQINELRKQVQAADSAANAAKATLESTQKELERALPFEKEVKEKNLLIGKLRHEAVTLNEHLTKALRILKKGRPEDNVDRQIITNYFLHFLSIDRSDPKKFEALQLISALLGWTDEQKEQAGLARPGTSSSSTGLRLPLTPFRRTPSSSQLNSAAADPMLMASSSSNKESLAELWQDFLEREAAEGRGNGSRRESMASQARTDGGLGINEKK, encoded by the exons ATGCAGAAGTACGCCGCTCACTCCATGGATCCTGACGCCGACGATGTAGACGATGTAGACGACGAACAGCCGCCTGTGTCTCCAACAATTGCGCAGTCAAATGGTACGCCACGTCATAGTATCTCTTCTGCGATTGCGCTCGGACTGGCCCGCTCACGGTCACAACAAGGAGGCCTCTCGCAGTCACCGCCGCCGCCTTCAGACACCAGCGCACGCCTAGATGCCGTCGCAAAGGAGCGAGATGCACTGCGACAGGAAGTTACGGAGCTGCGTAAGAGCCTAGAGAGTTTACAAAGTAAACAGGATGCAGAAACATCAGACGAGTCACAGTCAAAGCACGAGGAAGAGATACGGAGTCTTAGGGAGGAATTGGATGAGGCTAACGAGGGCAAGGAGCACTTTGAGACACAGTACAAGAACCTGCTGAGCAGAGTGAACACCATCAAGACCAGTCTGGGTGACAGGCTCAAGGCCGATGCT GCCCGGATTGAGGAGTTCCAAACGCAGATCGCCGAACTTGAAGACCAGACGCGGGAGCTGCAGGAGAACAACAACAGCCTCACCGAAGAGCTTGCCAAACTACGACAAGAAAATGAAGCACAGTCGGCCGAGATCGAGACGCTGCGGAGCAGGTCGACTCTGTCGCAGCAGAACTGGATCAAGGAGCGCGACGAGCTGATATCACGAGAAGCATATGCAAGAGAAGAGTTTGAAAATGCGAAACAGGCCATGCAGGACTGGGAGGTCCTGGCCATGAACGAGCGGTCGTTGCGCGAGAATCTTACTGAGAAGGATGCGGAACTTAGGGAGCAGCTAGAGTCGATGAGGGACGAATACGAGAAGGCTGCGCGCGACCGAGACACCAATAGCCAGGCTGTAGAAGGTCTACAAAAGGCACTACAAGAAGTGCAAAACC TGCGCAAAGCCGAGCTCAAAAAGTCGGTCGAAACGTACGAATCACAAATCAACGAGCTGCGAAAGCAAGTCCAAGCGGCTGACTCGGCTGCGAATGCCGCCAAGGCAACGCTCGAGTCGACACAGAAGGAGCTTGAACGAGCACTCCCGTTCGAGAAGGAGGTCAAGGAGAAGAATCTCTTGATTGGGAAGCTTCGACATGAGGCAGTCACGCTAAACGAGCATCTCACCAAGGCGTTGCGCATTCTGAAGAAGGGGCGGCCAGAAGACAATGTCGACCGGCAGATTATTACCAACTATTTCTTGCATTTCTTGAGCATTGATAGAAGCGATCCGAAGAAGTTTGAGGCACTGCAGTTGATCTCCGCGTTGCTGGGATGGACAGACG AGCAAAAAGAACAAGCAGGTCTGGCGCGTCCTGGTACCTCATCCAGCTCGACAGGACTTCGCCTTCCATTGACACCCTTCCGACGGACACCGTCTTCATCACAGCTGAACTCTGCCGCAGCAGACCCCATGCTTATGGCTAGCAGCTCGAGCAACAAGGAGTCGCTAGCAGAGTTGTGGCAAGACTTTCTCGAGCGGGAGGCTGCAGAGGGCAGGGGCAACGGATCGAGAAGAGAAAGTATGGCGAGTCAGGCACGCACTGATGGCGGACTGGGCATCAACGAAAAGAAGTAA